The following proteins come from a genomic window of Panicum hallii strain FIL2 chromosome 8, PHallii_v3.1, whole genome shotgun sequence:
- the LOC112902162 gene encoding uncharacterized protein LOC112902162, with product MVRGRPRRHGRPRAELGGEAARADGEEEPVLFPLGAPVEVCSDDSGFAGSFYEATVVGYQPGGAGYVVAYSTLSRSGAGGSPLRERVAAADVRSRPPPAPPRGFAVHEMVEAFHNDGWWAGVVCAVPPAAPEDETVERPRRRVYTVCFPTSRELLEFEEAALRPNRVFQGERWVPAAEAENGIPLFRDGSQVEVSRSAKTFGKYWSPAIILKVIGATSFLVQYKDVREDGGQVTEILDSQYIRPSRKIIHMDSKYRFPPSSHVEVFHEGSWWTGAILEVLDTESPKKYVVKIKSEDAEMDDVECVDLLTVDHTQLRPKYNWYRGKWVRFLTEKPANKGPQLTPRKRPISAALAACSDSVELTLLGPCNDSEEIRDELGSYLKEKVNNEDVVLKKVCPDLLVCNENDQIKHMLSSFPEEVVKQQNTVLPFESHLTVPSQSSLIGFRSLKYDPELCLSGQLELSSSRMITMPSVPQTGQLQASLFGAFGQLRPLPQGPIFRMQSHTIDFGSIVGSAKSFTDQGKQANDKCGYLMTGSKQNTNSGSFSGTGLSRKRLFTGQGKQTNDKDRYLITGSKWNINYGSSSGTDLSTKRLMENVSPQTPQLIRGRPKIMQKRKRMADKKVKEASKLAAISEEPTEPNNDDGKDLPKNLDPGSVLLSEVNTVTHPDSRPLNDDKGSQGVSVFLMESSVADEIIPSGVPIGLNKFHQEDCIGAAQHGATEVSVLIEKSVLSITSALDNPVEAHVLTSYSSTQCGNKAANANKSAIIMEQGTSEEFCQQSSVMDVDANVHLLPSADSCEDTGDKDNMEAMVEYVGSCVVPTENVSSMGSVAPNQLLSSENPEDVDHQENTCNIPETKHAGADGLSSVISFPEFKKFAAHEQHGISQQDYSSVMIEFAAEGIPSIKNSEITQLSSISMSSSTEAEQGDTLIDPKDSEHTPMSKFVPSKTQGSCLSLLQRSLDVHESIMADRTTESLAIENLPFMKTSPMWEQIEAMEVFRNVPQQPNFHKFQQHVPELREGMALGLMLSFANLAESIRRLSIHDEVALFEEKMKGLSLLEADGFDVRHLRSRLETLLHIRSGCSELQAAIKELKNKSSHKETDDRHLSAQIGLLNMTVRHLELQAYLFRCITQSAISQKMNNASEAVRLKTEAGMLEQSYLSAEQRFSSAAAAPWYILLPGSNEPSHV from the exons ATGGTGCGCGGCCGCCCGCGGAGGCATGGTCGTCCCCGCGCGGAGCTCGGGggcgaggcggcgcgggcggacgGGGAGGAGGAGCCGGTCCTGTTCCCGCTCGGCGCCCCGGTGGAGGTGTGCAGCGACGACTCCGGCTTCGCCGGCTCCTTCTACGAGGCCACGGTCGTCGGCTACCAGCCCGGCGGGGCCGGCTACGTCGTGGCCTACTCCACGCTCAGCCGGAGCGGGGCCGGGGGCTCGCCGCTGCGGGAGAGGGTCGCGGCGGCGGACGTGCGCTCCcggccgccccccgcgccgccgcgggggttCGCGGTGCACGAGATGGTCGAGGCGTTCCACAACGACGGCTGGTGGGCCGGCGTCGTCTGCGCCgtcccgccggcggcgccggaggaTGAGACCGTAGAGCGGCCCCGGCGGCGGGTGTACACGGTGTGCTTCCCGACGTCGCGGGAGCTGCTGGAGTTCGAGGAGGCAGCGCTGCGGCCGAACCGCGTGTTCCAGGGCGAGCGCTGGGTTCCGGCTGCAGAGGCG GAAAATGGAATACCTCTATTCAGAGATGGAAGCCAAGTTGAAGTGAGTCGGTCTGCAAAAACCTTTGGCAAATACTGGAGTCCAGCTATTATTCTGAAAGTAATTGGTGCTACAAGTTTCTTAGTACAATATAAAGATGTAAGAGAGGATGGAGGACAGGTTACTGAGATTCTAGATTCTCAATATATTCGGCCATCACGAAAGATCATTCATATGGACTCTAAGTATAGGTTTCCTCCATCTTCGCATGTGGAGGTCTTTCATGAAGGTAGCTGGTGGACTGGTGCTATTTTAGAGGTTTTGGACACTGAATCTCCCAAAAAGTATGTTGTTAAAATCAAGAGCGAAGATGCAGAGATGGATGATGTGGAATGTGTAGATTTGTTGACTGTTGACCATACACAGCTAAGACCAAAATACAACTGGTATCGTGGAAAGTGGGTGCGCTTCTTGACAGAG AAACCTGCTAATAAAGGGCCACAATTAACACCTCGGAAAAGGCCAATTTCTGCTGCGTTGGCTGCATGTAGTGACAGTGTTGAACTTACTCTATTGGGACCATGTAATGACAGTGAAGAGATCAGAGATGAACTTGGCTCTTATCTTAAGGAGAAGGTCAACAATGAAGATGTAGTATTGAAAAAGGTTTGTCCTGACCTGTTGGTGTGTAATGAAAATGATCAAATCAAGCATATGCTAAGCTCTTTTCCTGAAGAAGTGGTGAAGCAACAAAACACAGTATTACCATTCGAGTCCCACTTGACAGTTCCTTCACAGTCATCATTGATAGGATTTCGCAGTTTGAAATATGATCCTGAGCTTTGTCTAAGTGGTCAACTTGAATTATCCTCTTCTCGGATGATTACCATGCCTTCTGTGCCACAGACTGGACAGTTGCAAGCTTCATTGTTTGGAGCATTTGGACAACTAAGGCCTCTCCCACAGGGCCCAATTTTCAGAATGCAATCACATACCATAGATTTTGGCAGCATTGTAGGATCAGCAAAGTCATTTACTGATCAGGGAAAGCAAGCAAATGATAAATGTGGTTATCTGATGACTGGTTCTAAGCAGAACACCAATTCTGGATCATTTTCTGGAACTGGTCTGTCCAGGAAAAGACTATTTACTGGTCAGGGAAAGCAAACAAATGATAAAGATCGTTATCTGATAACTGGTTCTAAATGGAACATCAATTATGGATCATCTTCTGGAACTGATCTGTCCACGAAAAGACTGATGGAGAATGTTTCTCCTCAAACACCACAGCTAATACGAGGGAGACCTAAAATT ATGCAAAAAAGGAAAAGGATGGCTGATAAAAAAGTTAAGGAAGCCAGCAAACTTGCAGCTATCTCTGAAGAGC CCACTGAACCGAACAACGATGATGGCAAAGATCTGCCTAAGAATTTAGATCCAGGTTCTGTATTACTTTCGGAAGTAAATACAGTGACTCACCCTGACTCAAGGCCACTAAATGATGATAAAG GTTCACAGGGAGTTAGTGTTTTTCTGATGGAGAGTAGTGTCGCAGATGAGATCATACCAAGTGGAGTACCAATTGGACTCAATAAATTTCACCAAGAGGATTGTATTGGAGCAGCACAACATGGTGCAACTGAAGTTAGTGTTCTGATTGAGAAGTCAGTGCTATCTATCACTTCAGCATTGGACAATCCTGTTGAGGCACATGTGTTGACTTCATATTCTTCAACTCAATGTGGAAACAAGGCAGCCAATGCTAACAAGTCTGCAATAATCATGGAGCAAGGCACTAGTGAAGAATTTTGTCAGCAGTCTTCTGTTATGGATGTTGATGCTAATGTTCATTTGCTGCCTTCAGCAGATAGTTGTGAAGATACTGGGGACAAAGATAACATGGAGGCCATGGTGGAGTATGTTGGAAGCTGTGTTGTTCCAACAGAAAATGTCTCTAGTATGGGCAGTGTGGCTCCGAATCAGTTACTGTCCAGTGAGAATCCTGAGGATGTGGATCATCAAGAAAACACCTGTAATATCCCTGAAACTAAGCATGCAGGTGCTGATGGTCTGTCCTCAGTTATATCCTTCCCtgaattcaagaaatttgcagcTCATGAGCAACATGGAATATCACAACAGGATTATAGTTCAGTCATGATAGAGTTTGCAGCTGAAGGTATCCCATCGATCAAGAATTCAGAAATAACACAGTTGTCTTCTATCAGTATGAGCAGCTCTACTGAAGCAGAACAAGGTGATACATTGATTGATCCAAAAGATTCTGAGCATACGCCAATGTCCAAGTTTGTTCCAAGCAAAACACAAGGTTCTTGCCTGTCCTTGTTGCAGAGATCTCTTGATGTCCATGAAAGCATCATGGCTGATCGAACTACAGAATCATTGGCTATAGAGAATCTTCCATTCATGAAGACCTCTCCGATGTGGGAACAGATTGAGGCAATGGAAGTTTTCCGTAATGTGCCGCAGCAACCGAATTTTCATAAGTTCCAGCAGCATGTTCCGGAGCTCCGTGAAGGAATGGCTTTGGGTTTGATGCTCTCTTTTGCCAATTTGGCAGAAAGCATAAGGAGGCTGAGTATTCATGATGAGGTTGCGCTTTTCGAAGAGAAGATGAAGGGCCTTTCTTTGTTGGAGGCAGATGGTTTCGACGTCAGGCACCTGCGGTCACGGTTGGAAACACTGCTGCACATAAGGAGTGGCTGTTCCGAACTGCAGGCCGCTATTAAAGAATTGAAGAATAAGAGTTCTCACAAAGAAACTGATGATAGACACCTGAGTGCACAGATTGGTTTGCTAAATATGACTGTCCGTCATCTTGAACTGCAGGCTTATCTCTTCCGCTGCATAACACAGTCTGCTATTTCACAGAAGATGAACAATGCTTCAGAGGCCGTAAGGCTCAAAACAGAAGCCGGCATGCTTGAGCAGTCATATCTGTCTGCAGAGCAGCGGTTCAGCAGTGCCGCCGCAGCGCCATGGTATATCCTCCTCCCAGGCTCCAACGAACCATCACATGTATGA
- the LOC112902654 gene encoding uncharacterized protein LOC112902654: protein MPRVLRRGQALLRRLLSARSPSSASSALECCNQNVSYTVQLRSLSAEGREQSKAEEHDYGDKNIKQNDFALQQALDQITSAFGEDSIMWLNHAYGRKEVPVISTGSFALDTALGIGGLPKGRVVEIYGPEASGKTTLALHVIAEAQKSGGNCAFIDAEHALDPALAESIGVKAEHMLLSQPDCGEQALGLADILIRSGSIDVVVVDSVAALVPKTELDGEMGDAHVALQARLMSQALRKLSHSLSRSRTILLFINQVRSKLSTFSGFGVPAEVTCGGNALKFYASVRMNIKRIGLIKKFEEAIGAQIQVKIVKNKHAPPFKTVQLELEFGKGLSRESELIELGCKHKFITKSGVFYHMNGQTFQGKDVIKRYLAENGDVQEDLMTMLREKIMQNESQLDRHEEGVNLDKNASEIAAATDEEVNDELEA, encoded by the exons ATGCCGAGGGTTCTCCGGCGCGGCCAGGCCCTCCTCCGCCGACTCCTCTCCGCCCGTTCCCCTTCGTCCGCATCCTCCGCGCTG GAATGCTGCAATCAAAATGTGTCATATACAGTTCAGCTGCGGAGCTTGTCTGCAGAAG GTAGGGAACAATCAAAAGCAGAAGAACATGATTATGGCGACAAAAATATTAAGCAAAATGACTTTGCGCTACAGCAAGCTCTTGACCAAATTACATCTGCATTTGGTGAGGATTCAATAATGTGGTTAAATCATGCTTACGGTCGTAAAGAAGTTCCTGTCATATCCACGGGATCCTTTGCCTTGGACACAGCTTTAGGAATTGGTGGACTTCCAAAG GGAAGGGTTGTTGAAATTTATGGTCCAGAGGCTTCAGGGAAAACAACTTTAGCACTTCATGTCATAGCTGAAGCACAAAAGAGTGGAG GAAACTGTGCTTTTATTGATGCTGAGCATGCTCTGGATCCAGCCTTAGCAGAATCTATAGGTGTGAAGGCAGAACACATGCTACTATCTCAACCTGACTGTGGTGAACAGGCTCTTGGCCTTGCTGACATCCTAATTCGAAGTGGCTCTATTGATGTTGTGGTTGTGGACAGT GTAGCAGCACTTGTCCCCAAAACTGAGCTGGACGGTGAGATGGGAGATGCACACGTTGCACTTCAAGCAAGGCTCATGAGTCAAGCCCTTCGCAAGTTGAGCCATTCACTCTCTCGCTCCAGGACAATCCTGTTATTTATTAATCAG GTAAGATCAAAGCTGAGCACATTTAGTGGGTTTGGAGTACCAGCAGAAGTAACTTGTGGAGGAAATGCCTTGAAATTTTATGCTTCTGTTCGCATGAACATCAAAAGGATAGGTCTTATAAAAAAGTTTGAAGAG GCTATTGGTGCGCAAATTCAAGTCAAGATTGTGAAGAACAAACATGCTCCTCCATTTAAGACTGTACAGCTTGAGCTTGAGTTTGGAAAGGGCTTAAGCCGTGAATCAGAGCTCATCGAGTTAGGTTGCAAGCACAAGTTCATAACAAAATCAGGAGTGTTCTATCATATGAACGGGCAAACTTTCCAAGGCAAAGATGTCATCAAACGTTACCTTGCTGAGAACGGAGATGTCCAGGAAGATCTTATGACGATGCTAAGAGAAAAGATAATGCAAAATGAATCCCAACTAGATAGGCACGAGGAGGGTGTTAACCTGGATAAGAATGCATCAGAGATTGCCGCAGCCACAGATGAAGAGGTAAATGACGAGCTTGAAGCCTGA
- the LOC112902070 gene encoding cytochrome P450 716A1-like: MAFLMLVAALLAFLFLHLLTKKHRSYSSYNLPPGDFGIPVVGQTFSLLRSLRSNTDDQWFRARVKKYGPVSKMSVLGSPTVLLAGPAANHFIFTNESLALTQTRALRALLGRSILTLSGDELKQVRSAVQGYLRPEMVRRYVGKMDHEVRRQIKLHWVCHDTVTILPLARRLTLGVICSIVFSHEAAAIVEALAADFQFLGDAILSFPVNIPFTRFGKGMESSAKIRKAITRIAQKKEDSLLQEGHAVSSTDFITHMLILRNQGAHSLTLEDIVDNVMGIIIGAHGTTSALITFMIRYLANEQDVLAQITEEQDEIADNKGTEDALTWEHVSRMKYTWKAAMETLRIVPPVFGSFRTATKDIKYQRYDIPRGWKVLAAQSITHLDSRFFNEPTKFDPSRFEKQSSIPPYSFLPFGGGPRMCPGTEFSRVEIMVVMHYLVTQFRWKLCYKDETYIKDPKPTPVFGLPVELELRRPPSTADASNAMSIQFNI, encoded by the exons ATGGCTTTCCTCATGCTCGTTGCTGCACTACTGGCCTTCTTGTTCCTTCACCTGCTCACCAAAAAACACAGGTCTTACTCAAGCTACAACCTCCCTCCCGGTGACTTTGGCATCCCGGTCGTTGGCCAAACCTTCTCCCTCCTCCGCTCTCTACGCAGCAACACTGATGACCAATGGTTCAGAGCTAGAGTAAAGAAATATGGTCCAGTGTCCAAGATGTCAGTGCTGGGCTCACCGACGGTGTTGCTTGCTGGTCCGGCGGCCAACCATTTCATCTTCACTAACGAGAGCCTCGCCCTAACGCAAACGCGTGCCCTGCGCGCTCTCCTCGGGCGATCCATACTTACGCTCAGCGGCGATGAGCTGAAGCAAGTGCGCAGCGCAGTGCAGGGATACCTGAGGCCCGAGATGGTAAGAAGGTACGTGGGGAAGATGGACCACGAGGTCAGGAGGCAAATCAAGCTCCACTGGGTTTGTCACGACACTGTCACC ATCCTTCCGCTGGCAAGACGTCTTACACTTGGTGTCATCTGTTCGATTGTCTTCAGCCATGAAGCAGCCGCCATAGTAGAAGCCCTTGCTGCTGACTTCCAGTTTCTAGGTGACGCAATCCTTTCATTTCCAGTAAACATTCCCTTCACCAGGTTTGGCAAGGGCATGGAGTCCAGTGCCAAGATCCGGAAAGCCATCACCAGGATTGCCCAGAAGAAGGAAGACTCACTGTTGCAGGAAGGACATGCTGTTTCAAGTACTGACTTTATCACCCACATGCTCATTCTACGCAACCAGGGTGCACATTCCCTCACACTGGAGGACATTGTTGACAACGTGATGGGCATTATCATCGGTGCACATGGTACCACATCTGCTCTTATCACTTTCATGATCCGCTACCTCGCAAATGAGCAAGATGTCCTAGCCCAAATCACTGAAG AGCAAGATGAGATAGCAGATAATAAAGGAACAGAGGATGCTCTAACATGGGAACATGTTTCGAGGATGAAATACACGTGGAAGGCAGCAATGGAGACCCTCCGAATAGTTCCTCCAGTCTTCGGGAGTTTCCGGACAGCTACCAAGGATATCAAATATCAGCGATATGACATCCCTAGAGGCTGGAAA GTCTTAGCAGCACAAAGCATTACACATTTGGATTCCAGGTTCTTCAATGAGCCCACCAAGTTTGATCCATCTCGGTTTGAGAAGCAATCATCGATCCCACCCTATAGCTTCTTACCATTCGGTGGAGGTCCAAGAATGTGCCCGGGAACTGAGTTTTCAAGAGTAGAAATAATGGTGGTCATGCACTATCTTGTGACACAGTTCAGGTGGAAGTTGTGCTACAAAGATGAAACTTACataaaggatccaaagccaACGCCTGTTTTTGGACTTCCAGTGGAATTGGAGTTGAGAAGACCCCCTTCAACTGCTGATGCTTCGAATGCTATGTCCATTCAGTTTAATATATAA